Proteins encoded within one genomic window of Oncorhynchus nerka isolate Pitt River linkage group LG9b, Oner_Uvic_2.0, whole genome shotgun sequence:
- the LOC115125064 gene encoding nuclear factor 7, brain-like produces the protein MASGSSFQKEDLSCPVCRDIFKDPVLVPCGHSFCETCLRETWKQRGYRECPVCRRKCSKDWYPPNLSLESLCEAFSQSHTGSQKSTGKISSALCGLHGETLELEDKQPVCLVWQDTRQRNHKPLAEAVRDHKEELQTALKPLQEKLEVFNKVKLSCDQTAWHIKSQAQNTETQIKEEFQKLHRFLREEEEASIATLREEEEQKSQTMKEKIEEMNRQVSSLSDTIRAIEEMRAEDISLPLNYKATVKRAHFTLPDPQLVSGALIDVAKHLGNLQFRVWEKMQGIVKYSPVILDPNTAYRYFVLSEDLTSLRFCTSQQLPDNPERFDYNALVLGSEGFNSGTHSWDVEVGDSTVWSVGVVQEAAQRKGSLKPERWIVYYSGGKYRACPASGPGVPITMRPKPQRIRVLLDRDRGQLSFSDPDNNTHLHTFTHTFTEQVFPAVGHVSKVHRLRIVPGKISIKME, from the exons ATGGCTTCTGGTTCATCTTTCCAAAAGGAGGatctctcctgtcctgtgtgcCGTGACATCTTCAAGGATCCCGTTCTAGTGCCGTGTGGCCACAGCTTCTGTGAAACATGTCTGCGGGAAACCTGGAAACAAAGGGGATATCGGGAATGTCCGGTCTGCAGGAGAAAATGTTCCAAAGACTGGTATCCTCCTAACCTTTCTCTGGAGAGCCTGTGTGAGGCCTTCTCACAGTCACATACAGGTAGTCAGAAATCAACAGGCAAGATAAGCTCTGCACTCTGCGGTCTGCATGGAGAGACACTGGAGCTGGAGGACAAACAGCCTGTCTGTTTGGTGTGGCAGGATACAAGACAACGTAACCACAAACCGCTAGCTGAGGCTGTACGGGATCATAAG GAGGAACTCCAGACTGCCCTGAAGCCCTTACAGGAGAAACTGGAAGTCTTTAATAAAGTTAAACTAAGCTGTGATCAAACAGCTTGGCATATTAAG AGCCAGGCCCAGAACACAGAGACGCAGATTAAGGAAGAATTTCAGAAGCTTCACCGGTTTCtacgagaggaggaggaggccagtATAGCGAcactgagggaggaagaggagcagaAGAGTCAGACGATGAAGGAGAAGATTGAAGAGATGAACAGACAGGTATCATCACTTTCAGATACAATCAGAGCCATAGAGGAGATGAGAGCTGAGGACATCTCATTGCCGCTG AACTACAAGGCCACAGTGAAAAG AGCCCATTTCACACTGCCGGATCCACAGCTGGTCTCAGGTGCGCTGATTGATGTGGCCAAACACCTGGGCAACCTACAGTTCAGAGTCTGGGAGAAGATGCAGGGGATTGTGAAATACA GTCCTGTGATTCTGGACCCAAACACCGCTTACCGATATTTCGTCCTGTCTGAGGATCTGACCAGTCTACGATTCTGTACGAGTCAGCAGCTTCCTGACAACCCAGAGAGGTTTGATTACAATGCATTGGTCCTGGGCTCCGAGGGCTTTAACTCAGGGACACACAGCTGGGACGTTGAGGTTGGGGACAGCACAGTCTGGTCCGTGGGTGTCGTACAAGAGGCTGCccagaggaagggaagcctgaaGCCTGAAAGGTGGATTGTGTATTATAGTGGAGGTAAATACAGAGCATGCCCCGCATCAGGGCCAGGTGTTCCTATCACAATGAGACCAAAACCCCAGAGGATCAGAGTGCTGctggacagggacagaggacagcTGTCATTCTCTGACCCtgataataacacacacctgcacacattcacacacaccttTACTGAGCAAGTCTTTCCAGCCGTGGGTCACGTCTCTAAAGTTCACCGTCTGAGGATCGTACCAGGGAAGATCTCTATAAAGATGGAGTAG